The nucleotide sequence TTTCAATGAAATTTTTCTGAATTACATTTATAAGAATCATTCCAGCCTTTGATACTCCTCCACCTACAACAAAAACCTCTGGGTCACTAACACATGAAACTGTGGCTAATGCATTACCTAATTTTTTTCCTAAAGCTTCAACAAGTTCATTAGCTAATTTATCTCCTTCTTTTGCAGCATCAAATATATCCTTTGAAGTAACCGTTTTAATTTCTCTCAAAGAGGAAGGTTCACTACTATTATTTAAAAGTTTTTTTGCTTCTCTTACAATTCCATTTGCTGAGGCATACTGTTCAAGACAGCCTGTCTTTCCACATCCACAAACATCTTTCTCATTTTCCTCTACTTTAATATGGCCTATTTCTCCACCTGCACCATTTGCTCCAGAAATTATATTGCCGTTAATTATAATTCCTCCGCCAACGCCTGTTCCAAGTGTAACCATAACAACATTTTTATAGCCTTTTCCTCCTCCCTGCCACATTTCGCCCAAAGCTGCTATATTAGCATCATTACCAGCCTTTACTGGAATATCTATCATTTCACTTAAAGTTTCTTCTACATTAAATATGCCCCATCCTAAGTTCACACATTTTAAAACGGTTCCATCGCTGCTAACTGGTCCTGGTACTCCAACTCCTACACCAATTACATCATTTCTATGTATTCCTTTTTCCTTCATCTTATCTTTTATTTCTTTTGATATATCACTTAATATATACTTTCCACTTTCCTCTTTTCTAGTAGGAATCTCCCACTTATCAAGTAAAGTGCCATCAACTCTGAATAGACCCATTTTTATTGTTGTTCCCCCAATGTCTATTCCAAATCCATATGTTCTCATTTAACATCCTCCTTATATAATAATGATATAGCATTAAAGCTTATCTTTTATAGTCATTTGTTTTAAAGTAGACCTACTTATAATATGCATAGCACTACATTTTAATTATATAATCAGCACTATATATAACAAATTAGATGGATTTTGCACAAAAGTTTAAGTTTAGCATATTTTCTAATAGATAAATCCTTTTCATATCTTAACTAATTCTCCTTATTTTACACTATTATGTATCTTATTGAAGAATAGCTTGGATATTTTTCCCACGATTTTCTAAAAAGTATGTTAAACTTCTAACAATAGTATACATATCATAAAACTCTTTAGCAACTAAATTTATAATTTTCTTATTAAGTAACATCATTTTACTTTTGTATTCCTCTTATTTTCTCTTTTTTTTCTTTATATATTATATCATTTATTGAGTTTATTTTAACCTTATCAATAACAACTAAATACAGTTAATTTGTTTATTTTTATTTACAAATTACTTCTTTTATATCTACGCAGGATAAATCTTTAAATTTATAATTAGCTTTTATATTATTTGAAGCATATCCAACAGCTAAAACCTTCATTCCGCCAGCAATTGCTGCCTCAACTCCAGCATCCGCATCTTCAACTATTAAGCACTCTTCTGGACTTACCTTTAATTTCTTTGCCGCAAGTAAAAACACTTCTGGATTCGGTTTACTTTTTTTTATCTCTCTGCCATCTGCAACTGCATCAAAATATTTATCTAATTTTATCTTTTCTAAAATAATTGACGTGTTTTTACTAGAAGATCCAATTGCTATTTTTATATTCTTTGCTCTTAAGGTTTCTAATACGTTCATAACTCCTTTTAATATGTGCTTTGGAGTCAACTCATTTAATAACTCTCTGTATATAAAATTTTTCCTTTCCGTCATTTGAATTTTTTCTTTTGTATTGTATGTTTTTTTAGCTTTTTCTAAAATTATTTCTAAACTTTCCATTCTACCAACCCCTCGAAGTCTTTCATTTATTCTTTTGTCAAAATATATTCCTTCCTCATCAGCCATAGCCTTCCATGCTCTGTAATGATACTCATCTGTTGAAACTATAACTCCATCTAAATCAAAAATAACAGCTTTAATACCCACTTATTTCCTCCATTTAATCTATTATTTTAAAGAAGCTTTCCTAATAAACATTTTCTTTTCTTTATAACTTTCTTCTAAGTTACTATATTCATAAAGTACATTAAATGGTATAAAAAGTGAAACACTACACAAAATAAATTTGGAGGTGTTTTACTTTGAATACAACATTAAGTCAAAAAGAAAGAACTCTATTGGAGGACGCTAAAAGTCATGAGCAAGTCTGTATACAAAAATACAGCAATTATGCAAACCAAGCCAAAGACCCACAATTGAAACAAATATGCAAAGCAAACGAACAATCTGAAAGGACACATCTTGATAGTATAAATCAGCTTTTAAGTGGTACAATTCCTAACATGAATGCACAAAATTCTAATAAAAACATGACCCCTAGCCCAACTAATCAAAGTCCACAACTTAGCTTTTCAGATAAGGATTTATGCTCAGACTT is from Clostridium acetobutylicum ATCC 824 and encodes:
- a CDS encoding ROK family glucokinase: MRTYGFGIDIGGTTIKMGLFRVDGTLLDKWEIPTRKEESGKYILSDISKEIKDKMKEKGIHRNDVIGVGVGVPGPVSSDGTVLKCVNLGWGIFNVEETLSEMIDIPVKAGNDANIAALGEMWQGGGKGYKNVVMVTLGTGVGGGIIINGNIISGANGAGGEIGHIKVEENEKDVCGCGKTGCLEQYASANGIVREAKKLLNNSSEPSSLREIKTVTSKDIFDAAKEGDKLANELVEALGKKLGNALATVSCVSDPEVFVVGGGVSKAGMILINVIQKNFIEKAFHACEGTKFELARLGNDAGIYGGVKLVLEI
- the pgmB gene encoding beta-phosphoglucomutase; the protein is MGIKAVIFDLDGVIVSTDEYHYRAWKAMADEEGIYFDKRINERLRGVGRMESLEIILEKAKKTYNTKEKIQMTERKNFIYRELLNELTPKHILKGVMNVLETLRAKNIKIAIGSSSKNTSIILEKIKLDKYFDAVADGREIKKSKPNPEVFLLAAKKLKVSPEECLIVEDADAGVEAAIAGGMKVLAVGYASNNIKANYKFKDLSCVDIKEVICK
- a CDS encoding ferritin-like domain-containing protein translates to MNTTLSQKERTLLEDAKSHEQVCIQKYSNYANQAKDPQLKQICKANEQSERTHLDSINQLLSGTIPNMNAQNSNKNMTPSPTNQSPQLSFSDKDLCSDLLMTEKYVSSTYNTAIFEFRDTNVRDILNHIQKEEQKHGEAIFKYMESKGLYNVQ